The following coding sequences are from one Rutidosis leptorrhynchoides isolate AG116_Rl617_1_P2 chromosome 11, CSIRO_AGI_Rlap_v1, whole genome shotgun sequence window:
- the LOC139875282 gene encoding uncharacterized protein produces MWRALKNRLAVHVELDKHGINLDSVLCPLCDNGLKDVEPSLLTCKQVFDVWERVFKWWNLGLIVKLSIGDVFLGKSPHINFSYSVGLWQAMEWICGYLIWKNQNAKMLEQRYWNRNDAFRRTEVALLCRSSAFGT; encoded by the exons ATGTGGCGTGCTTTAAAAAATCGGTTGGCGGTTCATGTGGAACTCGATAAACACGGTATAAATTTGGATAGTGTTCTTTGCCCTCTTTGTGACAATGGGTTGAAAGATGTTGAACCTtccttacttacttgcaaacaagtGTTTGATGTATGGGAACGGGTGTTTAAATGGTGGAACCTTGGCTTGATCGTGAAACTAAGCATCGGCGATGTATTTCTGGGAAAGTCTCCACACATAAATTTTTCCTATAGTGTCGGTCTATGGCAGGCCATGGAATGGATTTGTGGTTACTTAATCTGGAAGAATCAGAATGCTAAG ATGCTGGAGCAGCGCTATTGGAATAGGAACGACGCTTTTAGGAGGACAGAAGTGGCGCTTTTATGTAGGAGCAGTGCTTTTGGAacatag